In one Nitrososphaera viennensis EN76 genomic region, the following are encoded:
- a CDS encoding LbetaH domain-containing protein — translation MKYANVVSTVAVAAALLALAVALVQPSHQQTTAVNNNNLGRVRPSWPPNVHANVRTDFNPEISTPQISDTAFIHPFAVVIGDCHIGKMVMVAPTAVCRGDEGTPIHVGDYSNMQDGVVIHALETTENGTIIDGRRFTSDGIRLAGKDGGDDGAFSEGYAVWVGDRTSLAHGAMIHGPAWIGNDTFVGMEAMIFNAKIGNNVAVGVSSTITGGVAIPDGRFVPPGSVITTQEQADSLPSRIGSPYEDTNKAVIHVNENLAEGYDGLGLEELARQREAQMEEGMMETAGNSSGGS, via the coding sequence ATGAAATACGCAAACGTTGTATCCACGGTCGCAGTGGCGGCAGCCTTGCTTGCCCTGGCCGTAGCTCTGGTGCAGCCGTCGCATCAGCAAACCACTGCAGTCAACAACAACAATCTTGGCAGGGTCAGGCCATCATGGCCGCCCAATGTCCACGCCAACGTCAGGACGGACTTTAATCCGGAAATTAGCACCCCGCAAATAAGCGACACTGCTTTCATTCACCCGTTTGCGGTGGTCATAGGCGATTGCCACATAGGCAAGATGGTCATGGTGGCTCCGACTGCCGTCTGCCGGGGAGACGAAGGAACGCCGATCCACGTTGGCGACTACTCTAACATGCAGGACGGGGTCGTCATCCATGCGCTGGAAACAACCGAGAATGGGACGATCATTGACGGCCGGCGCTTTACAAGTGACGGAATCCGGCTTGCAGGAAAGGATGGCGGTGATGATGGCGCATTTTCAGAAGGATATGCGGTATGGGTCGGCGACCGTACAAGCCTGGCTCACGGCGCCATGATTCATGGCCCCGCATGGATTGGAAACGACACGTTTGTTGGCATGGAAGCGATGATCTTTAACGCCAAGATAGGGAATAACGTCGCCGTGGGCGTTTCAAGCACGATAACTGGCGGCGTTGCCATACCTGACGGCAGGTTCGTTCCGCCGGGAAGCGTGATAACCACGCAGGAGCAGGCAGACAGCCTTCCGTCCCGCATTGGAAGCCCCTACGAGGATACCAACAAGGCGGTCATACACGTCAATGAAAACCTTGCCGAGGGTTATGACGGGCTTGGGCTGGAAGAGCTGGCCCGCCAGAGAGAGGCGCAGATGGAAGAAGGAATGATGGAAACAGCTGGCAACAGCAGCGGCGGCAGCTAG
- a CDS encoding MFS transporter: MDNDYHHHSSTTTAANLAASASLIIARIFYGANWFNVAAIFPLIALEFGQDVSLLGSISAAFLIGVGAFQVPSGIFAARHSPRTSAIAGIAVSSAAALVSGLISEAPQLVWLRFIVGAGMAFFFSSGVVLIARYANRNSPGLSIGVMNAAHSVGGIIGILGWIVIAVAIGWRQSLVLSGAIGLATALLLVLTIPKRETTKSTDGSPPPSSSPSDRKPPLPPSPPLPLNGAAVLKILSNHSIVALGLVLTGIQAAWALTLTFIVVFLQELEASLEIIGIIASVALISAIISAPLIGRVYDRVIRDARKILLICGAATSLATAAVSTAILPVIVAAVIVIGFFAGGAFTVAYAKARRTPVRGLGLEPPDSGGDGSASSNYSALNVAWVNGLSLLGVLWMPVAFSYAVQHAGGYPAAWMLAGVLTALFVTVPLLKVEK, encoded by the coding sequence ATGGATAACGATTATCATCATCATTCTTCTACTACTACTGCCGCCAATCTTGCGGCGTCTGCGTCGCTCATCATCGCCCGAATTTTTTACGGGGCAAATTGGTTCAATGTAGCTGCAATATTTCCCCTGATAGCACTGGAGTTTGGCCAGGATGTCTCTCTGCTTGGCTCGATATCTGCCGCATTTCTGATAGGCGTGGGAGCGTTTCAGGTCCCGTCTGGAATATTTGCAGCCAGGCACAGCCCGCGCACATCTGCCATAGCTGGAATCGCAGTGTCGTCAGCAGCCGCCCTGGTTTCCGGCCTTATCTCCGAGGCGCCTCAGCTGGTCTGGCTGCGCTTCATTGTTGGCGCCGGCATGGCTTTCTTTTTCAGCTCCGGCGTGGTGCTCATTGCAAGGTATGCCAACAGGAATTCGCCCGGTCTTTCAATAGGGGTGATGAATGCCGCCCATTCTGTAGGCGGCATCATTGGCATTCTTGGCTGGATTGTCATCGCAGTGGCCATTGGGTGGCGGCAAAGCCTTGTCCTGAGCGGGGCAATCGGCCTTGCAACTGCACTGCTGCTGGTGCTGACAATTCCAAAAAGAGAAACTACTAAAAGCACTGATGGCAGCCCACCTCCTTCTTCCTCCCCCTCTGATCGCAAGCCGCCACTCCCACCATCACCGCCGCTGCCGCTAAACGGCGCTGCAGTCTTGAAAATACTGTCAAACCACTCGATAGTTGCGCTTGGCCTGGTCCTTACCGGAATTCAGGCGGCGTGGGCCCTGACACTGACATTTATCGTTGTATTCCTGCAGGAACTTGAAGCCTCCCTTGAAATAATAGGGATCATCGCAAGCGTCGCCTTGATCTCTGCCATAATTTCTGCGCCGCTGATAGGGAGGGTCTATGACAGGGTAATAAGGGATGCCAGAAAGATCCTGCTGATCTGCGGAGCCGCCACAAGCCTGGCCACTGCCGCAGTATCAACAGCAATCCTTCCTGTCATAGTAGCCGCTGTCATTGTGATCGGCTTTTTTGCAGGCGGGGCGTTTACCGTTGCCTACGCAAAGGCCCGCAGGACGCCTGTCAGGGGCCTGGGCCTGGAGCCGCCGGACTCTGGCGGCGATGGTTCAGCTAGCAGCAACTATAGCGCGCTCAACGTTGCATGGGTAAACGGCCTGTCCCTCCTGGGCGTGCTATGGATGCCTGTCGCATTCTCTTATGCAGTCCAGCATGCCGGAGGATATCCAGCGGCGTGGATGCTTGCCGGCGTCTTGACGGCCTTGTTTGTGACCGTCCCTCTGCTCAAGGTGGAAAAGTAA
- a CDS encoding DUF1326 domain-containing protein has protein sequence MAQVDWYIEGAEFSNCNCDYACPCQFESRRPTHGYCRGFAAVRIDKGHFGDVALDGLGAALLYAFPGPIYEGNGECQAVIDERADGKQRDALATVLYGGETSEGATHWWVYRMMSSTVHPPLFKHIDFDVNIERRKARIVIPDVLESTARPIRSPATGAEHRVRINLPNGIKFDLAEIGSGTTKTMASIALNLEDTYCHFTVLRQSGKGVVHSR, from the coding sequence ATGGCACAGGTTGACTGGTACATCGAAGGAGCCGAGTTCAGCAATTGCAACTGCGACTACGCCTGCCCTTGTCAGTTCGAGTCACGCCGCCCCACGCACGGATACTGCCGCGGCTTCGCGGCCGTTCGCATCGATAAGGGCCACTTTGGAGACGTGGCGCTCGATGGCCTCGGCGCAGCCCTCCTCTACGCCTTCCCGGGACCGATCTACGAGGGCAACGGCGAGTGTCAGGCCGTCATCGATGAGCGGGCGGACGGCAAGCAACGAGACGCTCTTGCTACCGTCCTGTACGGTGGCGAGACCAGCGAGGGGGCGACCCATTGGTGGGTCTATCGGATGATGTCAAGCACCGTCCATCCTCCGCTTTTCAAACACATCGACTTTGACGTGAATATCGAGCGCCGAAAAGCACGCATCGTGATCCCCGACGTGCTCGAGTCCACCGCCCGTCCGATCCGAAGCCCTGCGACGGGGGCTGAGCATCGCGTCCGCATCAACCTCCCGAATGGGATCAAGTTCGACCTCGCGGAGATCGGCAGTGGTACCACCAAGACGATGGCCTCAATCGCCCTCAACCTCGAGGACACCTACTGTCATTTCACTGTTCTGCGCCAGTCGGGCAAGGGGGTGGTCCACTCACGGTAG
- a CDS encoding S16 family serine protease, with protein sequence MRESEEGVFASVDQLSRDHRHLAMQEQQPPSISGGSDTDASNNTSSPPPSSSPPTPARSQSIPFLTVVADQATSTVFPGSGQVLKLMIDVREGRGDILVNTNIFSGGLWQNSARIAASVAQSLTHVDLSSKEVILTIKSTNATESEEVLRKFGGGVDGPSAGGAMTVLLISELEGKAINNYTAMTGTINPDGTIGPVGGVIEKAVAAGKYGAKVMLVPAGQGYYPELSCKYQEPQPSSSLSSSSSSALTDSQICRLEQKPLSALMESRYGMRVIEIPDVQSALRYFQSDSGNGTTIVDSPHHQKQLEGGPP encoded by the coding sequence ATGCGAGAAAGCGAAGAAGGCGTATTCGCATCAGTTGATCAGTTAAGCCGCGACCATCGCCATTTAGCCATGCAGGAACAACAACCACCCAGCATCTCTGGAGGCAGCGACACCGATGCATCGAACAATACATCATCACCACCACCATCATCATCTCCTCCTACTCCTGCAAGGAGTCAATCCATACCTTTCCTAACAGTTGTCGCGGATCAAGCTACCAGCACGGTTTTTCCAGGTTCCGGCCAAGTGCTAAAACTAATGATAGATGTCAGAGAAGGCAGAGGAGACATCTTGGTAAATACAAATATTTTCTCAGGAGGGTTGTGGCAGAATTCGGCCAGGATAGCGGCATCGGTAGCCCAGTCCTTAACGCACGTTGACCTCTCTTCAAAAGAGGTGATACTTACGATAAAGAGCACAAACGCTACAGAAAGTGAAGAGGTATTAAGAAAATTCGGCGGCGGTGTCGATGGTCCAAGTGCCGGCGGAGCCATGACCGTCTTGCTAATTTCGGAACTTGAAGGAAAGGCAATTAACAACTATACAGCCATGACAGGAACGATCAATCCAGACGGCACTATCGGTCCTGTTGGAGGGGTCATAGAAAAGGCGGTTGCAGCAGGAAAGTACGGGGCAAAGGTAATGCTGGTTCCAGCGGGCCAGGGTTATTATCCAGAATTGTCTTGCAAATATCAAGAACCACAACCATCATCATCATTGTCATCGTCGTCTTCCAGCGCGCTAACGGACTCGCAAATATGCAGGTTAGAGCAAAAGCCACTTTCAGCTTTGATGGAATCGCGGTACGGCATGAGGGTGATAGAGATTCCGGACGTGCAGTCAGCATTGCGTTATTTCCAGTCTGACAGCGGCAACGGGACAACAATTGTAGACTCGCCACATCACCAAAAACAACTGGAAGGTGGCCCACCATAG
- a CDS encoding serine/threonine protein kinase yields MQYRMIKRLGSGGFGNVYQVEGSDGNTYAMKLLKSADVVNKKRFEREIKILATLDHPSVVRIYQWNLGGDPPDFSPWYVMEYLRGGSLREHMDEKFRDRYVFQRNRSINSIILPVCNALAQAHSLGIYHRDLKPDNIMYVDGDRTAIKITDWGLGRDINRKSLMLTAEIGHVGGDPGYCAPEQWFAAENHVDGRADIFSMGVMLYEMMTGRRPAHYDNHMGRPAVEPPSKFHPSISPQMDRLVLKMLSLRQEERPQSVWELMSEIENLPDARYY; encoded by the coding sequence ATGCAGTACAGGATGATAAAACGCCTCGGGTCCGGCGGCTTTGGGAACGTCTACCAGGTAGAGGGGAGCGACGGCAACACCTACGCAATGAAGCTCCTAAAAAGCGCCGACGTGGTAAACAAGAAGCGCTTTGAGCGCGAGATCAAGATACTGGCCACCCTGGACCACCCAAGCGTGGTCAGGATATACCAGTGGAACCTCGGGGGCGACCCTCCCGACTTTAGCCCGTGGTACGTCATGGAGTACCTGCGCGGGGGCTCGCTTCGGGAGCACATGGACGAAAAGTTCCGCGACAGGTATGTGTTCCAGCGGAACAGGTCCATAAACTCGATAATCCTGCCCGTATGCAACGCGCTTGCGCAGGCCCACAGCCTGGGCATATACCACCGCGATTTAAAGCCAGACAACATCATGTACGTGGATGGCGACAGGACGGCCATCAAGATAACGGACTGGGGCCTCGGCAGGGACATCAACAGAAAATCTTTGATGCTAACGGCGGAGATAGGCCACGTCGGGGGCGACCCGGGCTACTGCGCGCCCGAGCAATGGTTTGCCGCCGAAAACCATGTTGACGGCAGGGCCGACATATTCTCGATGGGGGTGATGCTGTACGAAATGATGACCGGCAGGAGGCCGGCGCACTATGACAACCACATGGGCAGGCCCGCCGTCGAGCCGCCGTCAAAGTTCCATCCAAGCATATCTCCCCAGATGGACAGGCTGGTACTGAAGATGCTCAGCCTGCGCCAGGAAGAGAGGCCGCAGTCGGTCTGGGAGCTGATGTCAGAAATAGAGAACCTGCCTGACGCCAGGTACTACTAG
- a CDS encoding sialidase family protein, translated as MSMKAVIMAAVMMAIGKRRRISSHAAALATLLVIIALLNTSFESSILFQQQGQQSSSIQAFGQQQDEEGTSSNNNSNLISGDDNKNDDGGAAINLSNDNGTSSFFMTAEDVSSNAMIAASGNNVYAVWVDNSTGLLGSYDIFFARSADGGDSFDSPVDLSTPIRNNGSTYGNSYSPQIAVSGNNVYVTWIESVYAPSQDRQDTHILFLRSDDGGSTFQGPIDISGGTSGIPEPESLSLAYPLYSSNPQIAVSRDDDDYNEGTVYVVWTVHPLIIPATDTQQQEERVGEGDIFFTRIGPDGSSTEPVNLSNNTGESRFPRIGLSGSNDVYVAWADDTYGDGEIFFRHISDNGSTLGPVVNISSNYFQDDKPQIAADRNNVYAIWQNYGKNETGGTVGAIGFASSQDNGTTFGEPMLVMTTKIDPAIGPLHNLATISTAAVTTAGRNLDQTGNVSSNGNNNNDDDVFVVWSDGTIGNRDIYFSKNNATSNDSPFFPYYYWTISDNAGESLLPEIAVSGSGNVYVVWMDNASGTYEIYFREANFTTTTKTATNGNNDFEVTFSDTINISNTTGNSMFPQIAAEGNNVYVAWEEYASDGENPEIYFKRIER; from the coding sequence ATGAGCATGAAAGCGGTGATTATGGCGGCGGTGATGATGGCTATCGGAAAAAGAAGAAGGATATCGTCGCATGCGGCGGCCCTAGCGACTCTTCTTGTGATTATTGCGTTGCTGAATACAAGCTTTGAATCAAGCATTTTATTTCAGCAGCAAGGTCAACAATCATCATCCATTCAGGCCTTTGGGCAACAACAAGACGAGGAAGGCACCAGCAGCAACAACAATAGCAACCTGATAAGCGGCGATGATAATAAGAATGATGATGGTGGTGCAGCTATCAACCTGAGCAACGATAACGGAACGTCATCCTTTTTCATGACAGCCGAAGATGTCAGCAGCAACGCCATGATAGCCGCCTCGGGTAATAATGTCTACGCAGTCTGGGTAGACAATAGCACAGGGCTGCTGGGCAGTTACGACATTTTCTTTGCAAGAAGTGCAGACGGCGGAGACTCTTTTGACAGTCCTGTGGACCTCAGCACGCCTATCCGGAACAATGGTAGCACATATGGGAATTCTTACTCGCCACAGATCGCTGTCTCTGGAAACAATGTCTATGTTACATGGATTGAAAGTGTTTACGCTCCTTCACAAGACAGACAAGACACCCACATACTATTTTTGAGGAGTGATGACGGCGGAAGTACCTTCCAGGGCCCCATTGACATAAGTGGCGGCACATCGGGAATTCCAGAACCAGAATCACTATCGCTTGCTTACCCGCTGTATTCCAGCAATCCACAGATCGCCGTTTCCAGAGATGATGATGATTATAATGAAGGTACCGTGTATGTTGTTTGGACTGTCCATCCATTAATAATACCAGCGACAGACACGCAGCAGCAAGAAGAACGGGTTGGAGAAGGAGACATTTTCTTTACCAGAATCGGGCCAGACGGATCATCAACCGAACCTGTAAACCTGAGCAACAATACAGGCGAATCGCGCTTTCCCCGCATAGGATTGTCGGGGTCCAATGATGTCTACGTGGCGTGGGCAGATGATACCTATGGCGATGGCGAGATATTTTTCAGGCACATCTCAGATAATGGCTCCACGCTTGGGCCAGTTGTCAATATCAGCAGCAACTATTTCCAGGACGACAAGCCGCAGATAGCGGCTGATAGGAACAATGTGTATGCAATATGGCAAAACTATGGGAAAAATGAAACCGGCGGGACAGTAGGAGCAATAGGGTTTGCATCAAGCCAAGACAACGGCACCACATTTGGCGAACCAATGTTGGTCATGACCACAAAGATTGATCCTGCTATAGGCCCACTCCATAACCTGGCCACCATTAGTACTGCTGCTGTTACTACTGCAGGCAGGAACCTCGATCAGACAGGCAACGTCAGCTCTAATGGCAATAATAATAATGATGATGATGTCTTTGTCGTCTGGTCCGACGGAACAATTGGAAATCGCGACATATATTTCTCAAAAAACAATGCCACGAGCAACGACAGCCCCTTCTTCCCCTACTATTACTGGACCATAAGCGACAATGCAGGAGAGTCTCTCCTGCCAGAGATTGCGGTCTCGGGTAGCGGCAATGTCTATGTGGTCTGGATGGACAATGCTTCAGGGACATACGAGATATACTTTAGAGAAGCCAACTTTACGACGACAACAAAAACAGCAACAAATGGCAATAATGATTTCGAAGTAACATTTTCAGACACCATAAATATTAGCAATACCACCGGCAACTCCATGTTCCCACAGATAGCTGCAGAAGGTAACAACGTCTATGTCGCATGGGAAGAGTATGCCAGTGATGGCGAGAACCCGGAGATCTATTTCAAAAGGATAGAACGATGA
- a CDS encoding D-glucuronyl C5-epimerase family protein: MRLTKNIFESVTGKLIRTGLLLSLFMIVLTVSIPMKPIAFAADSSSNNHTEELRSLHEQFAKEANVANNVVVAAVAGDSADNSGKKTDWSDIEYARDKNNITMVDYKNLFGLQIGKVYNPNFVDDADWFLKNYEDHGNYYLVPYNYDWFFYSHIPAPWYGCEAQSKAMLVTAKEYNETGDRRYLEFSKKVLNGFNSTTMNHDGWLLGVVGKNHNVAILNSQLFCVANLMTYYEYTGDEKALTLFQSGVDVLEKNIGNLTADCGTYYSLFKDRFVPHHEHPEYMEMLDRLYSMTGSATLKNTLDKWQHDYLACGKGSPQ; the protein is encoded by the coding sequence TTGCGACTAACGAAAAATATCTTCGAAAGTGTCACCGGGAAGCTCATCAGGACAGGTCTTCTGCTTTCACTTTTCATGATTGTTCTTACTGTTTCGATTCCGATGAAACCGATTGCGTTTGCAGCGGATTCTTCTAGTAATAATCATACGGAAGAGCTCAGGAGTTTACACGAACAATTTGCGAAAGAGGCCAATGTCGCAAATAATGTTGTCGTTGCTGCTGTCGCCGGTGATTCTGCCGATAACTCTGGTAAGAAAACCGATTGGTCAGACATTGAGTATGCCCGTGACAAGAATAATATCACGATGGTGGATTACAAAAACCTCTTTGGCCTGCAAATAGGCAAAGTCTACAATCCTAACTTTGTCGACGATGCTGACTGGTTTCTCAAAAACTATGAAGATCATGGCAATTATTACCTGGTACCGTATAACTACGACTGGTTCTTTTATTCTCACATACCAGCTCCCTGGTACGGATGTGAGGCTCAGAGTAAGGCGATGCTCGTGACCGCCAAAGAATACAATGAGACAGGAGATCGCAGATACCTGGAATTTTCCAAAAAAGTACTCAATGGCTTTAATTCCACAACCATGAACCATGACGGATGGCTTTTGGGCGTGGTGGGAAAGAACCACAATGTCGCCATACTGAACAGTCAGCTGTTTTGCGTTGCGAATTTGATGACTTATTACGAATACACAGGGGACGAGAAGGCGCTGACATTATTTCAGAGTGGGGTAGACGTATTAGAGAAGAACATCGGTAACCTGACGGCAGATTGTGGCACATACTATTCCCTGTTTAAAGATAGGTTCGTGCCGCACCACGAGCATCCCGAATACATGGAGATGCTGGACAGGCTCTATTCTATGACGGGCAGCGCCACGCTGAAAAACACGCTGGATAAATGGCAGCATGACTACCTAGCCTGCGGCAAAGGCAGCCCTCAGTAA
- a CDS encoding Ig-like domain-containing protein, translating into MFPESFAATTTEASTALQEEDTTKPTGTIISPAPGNTVQLNTPITVTGTAFDDVEISKVEVRAVNLEDTKGTTYALATSSDGYASWTFTLTIPSESYENITVRITDTSGNQKWMTHRVQVTGTVPVTTTTT; encoded by the coding sequence TTGTTTCCGGAATCATTTGCAGCAACAACGACAGAAGCATCCACCGCACTTCAGGAAGAAGACACCACTAAACCGACCGGAACCATCATTTCGCCGGCGCCAGGGAACACGGTTCAGCTGAACACCCCCATAACTGTGACCGGGACCGCGTTTGACGACGTAGAAATATCAAAGGTCGAGGTCAGGGCTGTGAACCTGGAAGATACAAAGGGGACGACGTACGCTCTGGCAACCTCGTCTGACGGGTATGCCAGCTGGACATTTACCCTGACGATACCAAGCGAGAGTTACGAGAACATCACTGTGAGGATAACCGATACTTCGGGCAACCAAAAGTGGATGACGCACCGTGTTCAGGTCACAGGAACCGTTCCTGTGACGACGACAACAACATAG
- a CDS encoding cellulase family glycosylhydrolase has translation MVKPTVVSPDDVQNDYEEPWQSPNAIGVNFGAAQAAYYQNRPDENPPFFYVEDSMKIFRQAGIRTIRVPFYWESYERNRQEFYKDLFHILEQASINNLQVVLDNHQWETGSWLGWGLGFPNSILSVYYPKGSGQPNYDHVRDFWFRFWDRTARDSNGRDVWELHVEFFKEVVTLTRDHPAVVAYEILNEPEVWRKADYFKISQYNAFMLGQLRPLARSWHRFVISWALPRGGVTDTAGRQRSQFAGLPDLRDLIYDGHAYPPNHFRFSYFRSIVAPLGLPLWIGEFNSGFTAGVTLGKKQLFQYIRRFKNSGVCGWQLWKFDYRFDSNIPAFNLARIINNRIKPAEPFYHLAEAISTIKP, from the coding sequence TTGGTCAAGCCAACAGTCGTTTCTCCCGATGATGTACAGAACGACTACGAGGAGCCTTGGCAATCGCCAAACGCCATCGGCGTAAATTTTGGTGCAGCTCAGGCAGCCTACTATCAAAACCGGCCAGACGAAAACCCACCTTTCTTTTATGTTGAGGATTCCATGAAGATCTTCCGGCAGGCCGGGATCCGCACGATCCGGGTCCCTTTCTATTGGGAGAGCTACGAGCGCAACCGGCAGGAATTCTACAAAGACCTGTTTCATATTCTGGAACAAGCCAGCATCAACAACCTGCAGGTTGTCCTGGATAACCATCAGTGGGAAACGGGCAGCTGGCTTGGATGGGGCCTTGGCTTTCCCAATTCTATCCTGTCAGTATATTATCCCAAGGGCTCCGGGCAACCAAACTATGACCATGTCAGAGACTTTTGGTTTCGATTTTGGGACAGGACAGCCAGAGACAGCAATGGCCGTGATGTATGGGAACTGCACGTCGAATTCTTCAAAGAGGTGGTTACGCTGACAAGGGACCATCCGGCCGTCGTTGCCTACGAGATACTGAATGAGCCCGAGGTTTGGCGTAAAGCGGATTACTTCAAAATCAGCCAGTACAATGCTTTCATGCTTGGCCAGCTACGGCCGCTGGCACGGAGCTGGCACAGGTTTGTCATCTCCTGGGCTCTGCCAAGAGGAGGCGTGACAGACACCGCGGGACGCCAAAGGAGCCAGTTTGCCGGCCTGCCGGATCTCCGGGATCTTATCTATGATGGCCACGCCTATCCGCCGAACCATTTCCGCTTTTCCTACTTTCGCTCTATCGTTGCTCCACTGGGCTTGCCGCTATGGATTGGCGAATTCAATTCCGGGTTTACAGCAGGGGTCACGCTTGGCAAGAAACAGCTGTTTCAATACATACGCAGGTTCAAGAACAGCGGCGTTTGCGGCTGGCAGCTGTGGAAATTCGACTATAGATTTGATTCTAACATACCGGCATTTAATCTAGCTCGGATAATCAACAACAGAATCAAACCTGCAGAACCCTTTTACCATCTAGCAGAAGCAATCAGCACCATAAAGCCATAA
- a CDS encoding 4a-hydroxytetrahydrobiopterin dehydratase, whose amino-acid sequence MSLHELKCEACRGDVPVLQEREIAELRPGVPDWELALVDGIKVLRRVYKFKNFAEALSFTNKVGALAEEQGHHPALLTEWGKVTVTWWTHAIGGLHKNDFIMAAKTDKLLES is encoded by the coding sequence ATGAGCCTTCATGAGCTAAAATGCGAGGCGTGCAGAGGAGATGTGCCCGTGCTTCAAGAAAGGGAGATTGCGGAGCTCCGGCCCGGCGTGCCCGACTGGGAATTAGCCCTCGTGGACGGGATAAAAGTCCTCAGGCGGGTCTACAAGTTCAAGAATTTTGCAGAAGCGCTTTCATTTACAAACAAGGTAGGGGCACTGGCAGAAGAGCAAGGGCACCATCCTGCGCTGCTGACAGAATGGGGCAAGGTAACCGTCACGTGGTGGACCCACGCGATAGGCGGCCTGCACAAGAACGACTTTATCATGGCCGCCAAGACCGACAAGCTGCTGGAAAGTTGA
- a CDS encoding FG-GAP-like repeat-containing protein: MNIRKKSAMPAIIVSMMIVSSTLSLAATQGPNLAAAQSPPPPSSSSPDLFAFKKSNTQTNSTEVYVVSGTNPQQLLLQTGTALPETDETYEFAVDDWNHDGTADVVAIKMSNTGTNSTELQILDGASNFTSFLVQTGTALPETDETYDFGFDDWNSDGTSDLVAIKMSNTETNSTEIQVLNGASNFTAFLVQTGTALPQAGEEFDFAVDDWNNDGTADVVAIKMSNTGTNSTEIQVVSGANPQEFLVQTGTVLPQADEEFDFAADDWNSDGTSDLVAIKIGDTDTNSTELDIVSGASPLEFLVQTGTALPETDDTYDFDTWKAQQQ; this comes from the coding sequence ATGAATATCAGAAAAAAATCTGCAATGCCTGCAATCATCGTTTCAATGATGATTGTTTCAAGCACGCTCTCATTGGCAGCCACCCAAGGGCCAAACTTGGCGGCCGCCCAATCACCACCACCACCGTCGTCGTCATCCCCCGACTTGTTTGCCTTTAAAAAGAGCAATACCCAGACCAACAGCACCGAAGTCTATGTGGTGTCAGGGACTAATCCGCAGCAATTGCTCCTCCAGACGGGCACGGCTCTACCGGAAACAGACGAGACGTACGAGTTTGCAGTAGATGACTGGAATCATGATGGCACAGCTGACGTGGTTGCCATAAAAATGAGCAACACTGGCACGAACAGCACCGAACTCCAGATTCTGGATGGCGCATCCAATTTCACTTCATTCCTCGTACAAACGGGCACTGCATTGCCGGAAACAGACGAGACGTACGACTTTGGATTTGACGACTGGAACAGCGACGGTACGTCCGACCTGGTCGCCATCAAGATGAGCAACACAGAAACCAACAGCACCGAAATACAAGTCCTGAATGGCGCATCCAATTTCACTGCATTTCTGGTTCAAACAGGCACCGCCCTGCCGCAGGCAGGCGAAGAATTTGATTTCGCAGTTGACGACTGGAACAACGACGGCACAGCTGACGTGGTTGCCATAAAAATGAGCAACACTGGCACGAACAGCACCGAAATACAAGTAGTGTCAGGAGCCAATCCGCAAGAATTCCTCGTCCAGACAGGCACAGTACTGCCGCAGGCAGATGAAGAGTTTGATTTTGCAGCAGATGACTGGAACAGCGACGGTACGTCCGACCTGGTTGCCATCAAAATAGGAGATACCGATACCAACAGCACCGAACTGGACATAGTGTCAGGAGCCAGCCCCCTGGAATTCCTCGTACAAACGGGCACGGCTCTACCAGAAACAGACGACACGTACGACTTTGACACGTGGAAGGCGCAACAGCAGTAG
- a CDS encoding VOC family protein, which yields MRVYRISAITLKVKEMGSSCQFYSKIPGFRIVYGGASDDTFSTFEIGEGEKKAYLNLELAEMAAGRKSKEAGIEREQGSSKRNDFGRIIFHTENVDDLYRYMKKDEFLCKHAIFETEPADAPWGERFFHIREPDGYQLSFAQPLKTVSL from the coding sequence ATGAGAGTCTACCGCATTTCTGCTATCACACTCAAAGTAAAGGAGATGGGAAGCTCGTGCCAGTTTTATTCAAAGATACCGGGATTTAGAATCGTCTATGGGGGCGCCTCTGATGACACCTTTTCAACATTTGAGATCGGTGAAGGAGAAAAGAAGGCATATCTCAATTTAGAGTTGGCAGAAATGGCCGCCGGGAGAAAGTCGAAGGAAGCAGGCATAGAAAGAGAGCAAGGAAGCAGCAAAAGAAATGATTTTGGGAGAATAATATTTCATACAGAAAATGTTGACGACCTCTACCGGTACATGAAGAAAGACGAGTTTCTCTGCAAGCACGCAATATTTGAAACCGAGCCTGCTGACGCCCCCTGGGGCGAGAGGTTCTTTCACATCAGAGAGCCTGATGGCTACCAATTGTCTTTTGCCCAGCCTCTCAAGACTGTGTCGCTTTAG